AATAGCGGCATTAAACGCTTCGACCATTTTTCAATACCGTCTTGTACGCCTTTTTGAATAACGTAAACACACATTAATGCAAATATTAAGGTAAATACGATATTACGCGATAGCGAGAAATCAATTAACCAACGGCTTGCTTCATCCGCACCGACTATCGAGGCAATCGGCGCTAGCGTGTTACTTACAAACCAGCCAGAAAGCACAGCGTAGAAGCTGAAGATCATTGCAGCACAGATAATCGAAGCAAGACCAATCAAGCTACCAATCATTTTAGTCGCAGGTGAGCGGCCTAATTTAGCCATTGCGTCAGCAGGATTAGTTTGGCCGTGGCGACCAACCATTAGCTCAGCAACTAACATTGGGTAACCCAATAAGAAGATCAGGAACATGTACACCATTAAAAAGGCGCCACCGCCATTACTCGCAGCTTGCGTTGGGAAACCCCAAATATTACCAACACCAACAGCAGAACCTGCCGCCGCCATTATAAAACCAAAACGTGAACCAAAGTGTCCTCGAGATGCTCCATCATTATTCTGTATTGCCGCCATTTATCCGTACCATATTTGCCAAATCCAATTAATAAAGGATTTATACCTAAAAAAACCGCAAAGGCAACAATTAAAATCTATAAAAATGCATATTGTATAGATTTAAAAACCAACAACACTTAACTTTAAGCAATAGATCACTAAAAAAATGAAATATATGTTCTTTTGATTGCGCAAAAAATAAAAATAAACCCTTGGCATAGCAACAGTGACCAACCGGATTAACATATAAAAAATCATCGTTTAATTAAAACGTCATTAAAACTGCTTACTATGCGTACTTAATATATCGAATAATATTTTATACTAACTTTTGGTTAATCACTCAGTTCACACATAATAAAAAACAAAAGGGATATTTATGTTAAGGAAAATAACAGCCTTACTTTGGTTATACACATTCACACCAGCACTCATGGCTATGAGCCAGGTGCCTGCTGAACGCCATACCATGATTCAATTCACCAATAGCACACAGCAGACACTCTATGCGTATATTGAAGAAGGCAATAATGTAGAATTATTAACAACAGAGATTATGCCATTAAGTACCGCAGACCTCGCTAGCATCACCCGAACGAATAACGACGATGATATTGCGATTTCATTAAGTAATGCTGATTATAGCTTTAGCCTCACACAAAGAGTCAGCAACGATGCGCTTGCTTTCGGTATCGACAGTGATGAATTGACCATCGCACCACAAACAGACAGTGCCATTCAGCGATTCGAGATACAACTCGCCGCGAGCCAAAATACCATCGCCTTTAATAGTGAGAAATTACACAAAGGAGGCAAGGTTAATTACGTACTACAACAACACGACCAAAAACCAGCTCTCGGGCCTGGTAATGAATTGAGTCTATTAAGCTACAACATTTGGGCAACGACGATATTCGGTTCTAAAAAAGTCGATACACGCCTCACTGAAATGCCAGCAATCATGTCTGGTTATGACGTTTTAGTATTAACTGAAGTCTTTGACCTTATTCGAACCAGTAAATTACTGAAGCAATTAAATGCAGAATATAGCTTTACGAGCAGTGAAATATTCAAACTTGGTAGGATCATGCAATCTGGCACGCGTATTTTGACCCGATGGCCAGTCGAAGAAGAGAAAAGTCTAAAGTACACCAATTGTAACGGTATCCAGTGCGCAGCAACTCGCGGGGTTATTTATACCCGTATTAATAAGCAAGGTTACATTTACCATGTATTTGCCACCCATACACAATCTTCAGATGATGATCAAAACCGTTCGGCACGTTTAGCGCAGCTAGAGGAAATGGGCGAGTTTATTAGACAACAAAATATCCCAGCGGATGAAGCGGTCATTTTAGCCGGAGATTTCAATATCAATAAAATAGGTTTACCGGCAGATAGAGACCAAATGGAATATATTCTAAATGCCAGTGAGCCAGAAAATAAAGGCCATCATCTGTCTTTTGATTCTGACACCAACTATTGGGCAGAGAAGCCTTATTTAGAATATCTTGATTACACATTAACAGGGAATGAGAATCTACAGCCTCTCACTGCAAGCCAAGAAATATTCGCACCACGGGTTTTAACTGAATCACTGTGGGGAATTTGGGACTTATCTGACCATTACGCTGCTCGCGGCCATTTTATCTATCCGAAGGCAAAATAGCAGCACAATATATTACAGGTGACGATTTCAGCATCAATTCTCTTTAGATGCTGAAATATCGGCTTAAAACTCGATATTACTACTAGATGAATACTCAAAACTAGGTGGTTACACTACTTTTACCTCGAAACAGTTAAAAGTAGCACTCAAATAAAGTTGAGGCCTGTAATCATTAGTGTGATCTGTGTATACAAATCAATTGCTACCAACTTGTTAAAAATGATAAAACTACCCCTTATTGGCTATTATGATGCTTTATCACTTATTATAGGAACAAGTTTAACGCTGCAATAAATGGATTTAGCAGTACAAAACACTAATCAAGGATAAACAAACAGTAATAAGCAGCATCAAAACAATAACAAGTACAATAAACACACAAATAGAAAGGTTGTTAATAAAAAATACGTAAAACATCAAATTATTTTGATAAATACAGGTATTTTTTTAGGTTCGAATCAAAAAAGCGATCTACATCACTTTAAATAAAACTCAAATCATTATCCTATGCAGCAGTTGAGATTGAGTATAAAAAAACAAGTGAGAACGTAATGTCAGAGCAAGCTACTAAAACAGGCGCAGGAAGCACAATGGACGCTGCTAAATGGAACAAAGCAGACACAACATGGGTATTAAGTTTATTCGGTACAGCAGTAGGTGCCGGTGTTTTATTCCTACCTATTAAAGCAGGCTTAGGTGGTTTTTGGCCATTAGTAGTTCTAGCATTGCTTGCAGGTCCTATGACTTGGTTAGCACATAGATCTCTTGCTCGCTTCGTATTATCATCAAAAAATCCTAATTCAGACATCACTGATGTTGTTGAAGAACATTTTGGTAAAGGCGCTGCAAAATTAATTACATTTGCTTACTTCTTTGCTATCTACCCTATCGTACTAATCTACGGTGTTGGTATTACAAATACATTTGAAAGTTTCATTGTTAACCAACTTGATATCTTCACTGAAATCCCACGCCTAGCGGCTGATGGTGCACCGATGCTTAACGAAGCTGGTGTTCAATTAATGGATAAAGTAAGCGGTATCCCACGTTGGTTACTATCTGGTGGTCTAATTTTAGTAATGACTGCGTTGATTCTATTCGGTAAAGACTTAATGCTTAAAGCAACATCAGCATTAGTTTACCCACTAGTATTCATCCTGTTCGGTTTATCTTTATTCTTAATCCCGAGCTGGAACACAACGATGTTAACAGTTGTTCCTGAAGCATCTTCGTTCTTACCTGTTATCTGGTTATCGATTCCACTGATTGTGTTCTCATTCAACCATTCACCAGTAATCAGCCAATTTGCTAAAGCACAACGTGAAACTTACGGTGACAACGCTGTACAAAAAACTGACCTTATCTGTAAACGTGCTGGTCAAATGCTACTTGGTTTCGTAATGCTATTCGTATTCTCTTGTGTGTTATCACTATCACCAGAGCAACTAGCAGAAGCTAAGGCACAAAACATCTCAATCCTGTCTTACCTTGCAAACGTACATGACTCAGTATTAATTCAATACTTTGGTCCTTTCGTAGCATTCGCAGCGATTACGTCTAGCTACTTCGGTCACTACTTAGGTGCTCAAGAAGGTCTAAACGGTCTAGTTAAGCAAGTTGCACCAAAAGCATCAGAGCAGAACATTAATAAATTCTCTATCGTATTCATCGTACTAACTACATGGGCTGTAGCAATTATCAACCCAAGTGTACTAGGTCTTATCGAAACAATTGGCGCACCAATGATTGCAGCTATCTTGTTCCTAATGCCAATGTACGCAATCAAGAAAGTACCTTCGATGCAAAAATATGGTAGCTCTAAAGCAGCAAACATCTTCGTTACTATCTGTGGTCTAATGGCTATCACTTCAGTTATCTACGGCGCATTCTAAACCGTCCCTAACTGAATAAGTTTATAACGAACGAAACCGGCGAGTCACCTCGCCGGTTTTTTTGTATCTGGGTTCTATACATTGGTTAATTCTTATCATATTCAATGTCTTTATTTTGAGTGTCTTTATCTTTTTCTTTCTTACTGTCACACCCCATCATTTTCATCATAAAGAACATCATCACCACACATAAAACCAGCGGTATAAGTAAACTACTACCTATCGCCACAAACGACATATTCCCTACGAAAGCAAAATAGGCTAACGGCAAGCCTAGACACAGAACTAACATCAATTTACACAGTTTATTCATTTTCATCATTTTTCACCTTCTATAGTTTCAATTTTTATCTAACGTCGATATATGGCCTAACTGCCTACAGTTTTTTCTTTATTTCATCTAACTCTTCAACGGTGATATCACCACTAGCGAACCGTCGCTTTGCAATATCAACCGGAGCCTCTACACTCACCTTCTTCTCTAGACCAGAAAATAAAAGATAGAATACTCCCCCCCAAAATATCGCCATTGAAATAGGCATTAACCAATTAAATTCATGAAAACCAAACATATACAACCTCCAAAAGTCTAAATATATTGCAACTTAATTGTTTCCGGTTTGACCTTGAGATATACGATAAGGTTTACCTTAACTGTAAGGTAAACCTTTTTTATTAAATAATTTAAAATTAATTTAATGGCCATAAACGCTTTACCTTCCCGTTAGTGGAAAGGATACAGCGCATAAATATATCTAACGACAGTCACTACTTTTATGCTTTAACGATATAAGCTAAATAGATAAGTCAGTGGGTGGTGTCTAGGTAGGTAGGTAGGTAAATGTGGCTCACTAGATGAATATCAAGGTAAGGACAATGCAGAACATACACCGACGTGTTGTCATAAGCCGGCGGTATAGCTAGCAGCAGATAAGCCAAAATAATATAAAAAATAAACAGAGGGACAATATGCCCCCTGTTCAATTAAACGATCTTTACACCTGCAGACATTAAACGCTCTGGTGCCAGTAATACACTTTCTGATTCATCATCGGTCTCAGCACACAGCAACATACACTCTGACGTTTCGCCACGCATCTTCGCTTTTGCAAGATTACACAATACGACGACTTGCTTACCCAACAATTCTTCCTCTGTGTAATAAGGCACAAGGCTCGTGACTGTTTGTAAGCTCTGCTCACCCACATCAATTTGCACAATATAAAGCTTGTCCGCATTCTCATGACGTTTCACATCGGTAATGTTTCCGACACGCATATCTAATTTTGCAAAATCACCATATGCAATTGTTTCCATTTTCATTTATCCTTAACTTTAGTTTGTGGTAACGTTTACATTATCAATACTGCGTGATTGTTCAAGCAAATAAAGTAAAACATTTACTAAAATATTAACTCGATCAAATTAAAGGATTAAAAGTCTTATTATGGCAACGATCAAAGATGTAGCAAAAGCAGCTGGCGTATCAGTTGCCACAGTTTCCAGAGTCGTCAACAAGTCACCAAAAGCCAGCAAGGCGGCTATCATATCGGTTAAGGCGGCAATGAAAGCCTTAGCTTATCGCCCCAACGCCAATGCTCGAGCGCTGGTAAATAAAAGCACTAACACTATCGGGGTGATGGTTGGCGATGTATCCGATCCGTTTTTTGGCGCCTTAATTAAAGCCGTTGATAATGTCGCGCGTTCACATCAAAAACATTTGCTCATTGGTAATGGCTACCACAATGCCACCACAGAGAAAGAAGCAATTGAATTACTCATTAATAATCGCTGTGATTCGTTAGTCATTCACTCCAAAGCATTAACGGATCAAGCGTTGATCCAATTTGCCGAAGAAGTGCCAGGACTCGTCCTCATCAATCGACATATTCCAGAGATTGCAGAACGCTGCATTGCATTAGATAACCAACAGGGAGCCAACTTAGCCACTCAGCATTTAATCACTCAGGGCCATCAGCACATTGCTTATATTAACTCTTGCCATGATATTGATGACTCTACACATCGTAAAGCTGGTTATCTGCAAGCATTAACCAGCCATGATATTGCGCCACGTCAGGCATATATTACAGAATGTCAACCAACGGATGAAGGCGGCGAAGTGGCTATGACTGAAATTATTGCGCTTAATTTACCGATAACAGCAGTCGTTTGCTACAACGATTATGTCGCCGCAGGGGCATTAACAGCACTTGAAAAGCAGCATATTTCGGTACCGAATGATATATCTTTGATGGGGTTTGATAATGGCCTGATTGCTAAATACCTACACCCTAAACTGACGACTATGCACTATCCAATTCAAACCATGGCAGAACAAGCAGCTGAATTATCTTTAGCGCTCGCCAAAGGCAATAATAGTGACATTAAGGGCAAAGTATTTAAGGCTATATTAGTGGAACGATTATCCGTCGCTAGACGCGCTTAATTTAAACGCACTTGCTGAAACGAAAAGACTGAATGGCGAGCCGAAACAATGAAGCGCTTGGCTCATCATATTAGGTATAAGCGGCAATTTTTTCAAACACGACATCTTTATTAAAAGGTTTTGCCACATAATCATCCATACCTGATTGATAGCATTTTTCAATATCTTCGATAAATACACTGGCGGTTAAGGCAATAATAGGTAACCGCTTTTTAGTTTGCTGTTGCTCCCATTCACGAATCGCACCAGTGGCAGTAAAACCATCCATAACCGGCATCATACAATCCATTAAGACCAGAGAATATTCGATATTACCAGCTTGGATCATCTCTAACGCCTCTTTACCATTATTCGCTAGAGCTACAGCAAAGCCTGCTTTTTTAAGTAATAATGTCGCGACTTTCTGATTAATAAGATTATCTTCGACAACTAAAATTATTTGCTTGGCGCTGTCATCATTCGACCCTGCATAATTAAGTTCATGTTCATGCTCATTCCGTGCATTACTGTCTTCTTTTCCGGTTTTTAGTTTTAGCGCGCTAGTTGATAATGATAAGTGATTTGAATTTGAATTTGTCTTGTATAGTGATTTATCTAGTGCTTTACGCACAACTTTCGCAAAACGTTTTCCTAACAGCGGCATGGTGATCAAGCCATCAAGGCTATGCTTAAAGACCGGATGGTTCAAATCAATATGTTCATTCTGTTGTGTGCAAATAACTAGAGCCGAATTATTATCTAAACCATTCAATTTTTCGATATCAACAAGTGTCACTTCGGCACTATTTTGGCAATAAAGAATCAGCGCATATTGCTTCGCAACAGCCATGAAATGAGTATCTGGCGTTATCACTGTCGGATTGAGTCCCCACTTTAAGCATTCCGATTGCAGTTGCTGTGCATCCTTATTTTGCGCACTGATAATTAAACATGGCGTGCCATTAAAGGTGGTTAACGCAGTATTTTTTGATTCAACAACTGCTACATCAAGTGCAAAATAAAACTTACTGCCAACGCCCTTTTCAGATGCAAGTTTAATCTCACCGCCGAGTAACACCACTAATTGACGGCATATAGCTAACCCAAGTCCGGTGCCACCAAACTGACGCGTGATCGAGCCATCCTCTTGCGTGAAAGGCGCAAATACTTGTTCTAATTTATCTGCACCGATCCCTATACCTGTATCCTGAACTGCAAACAGTAATCGTCCTCTGTCCCTAGTTCGAGGACCATGATCTTGCGATTGACAGACTTGAGGCTCATAACCCACCGATAACGTCACCGATCCCTCTAGGGTAAATTTAACCGCATTAGACATCAGATTCATCAATATTTGATGTAAGCGGTGGGCATCTATCATCACTAACTCAGGTAGTTCTGGTGATAACTCAACTTGTAATAATAACCCTTTCTCAGCAGCTTTACTCTGTACAATGGTGACAGTGTCATACACAACTTCCGCGACATTCGATTCCTGAGCCACCAGCAAAAGATGACCAGATTCTATTTTAGATAGATCTAAAATATCGTTAATCAGTAATAATAGAATTTTCGATGAAGTATCTATGGTTTGTAAATATTCAACCTGCACCGAGGTTAACTCTGTGCTAGCGAGAATATCGGACATACCAATAATGCCATTTAACGGCGTGCGAATTTCATGGGACATATTGGCTAAAAAAGAGGTTTTCGCTTTAGTTGATGATTCCGCTTTTATTTTTTCTATTTCAAGGTATTCGGTCTTCTTATTAAAAGAACCAATCAAATTGGCAATTTCATCTTTATAACGATAATTAATATCGATAATTTCACCGACATCATTTTCATTAATCTGCTTTGATATTCGCGTAATCGGATTTATTACCCAATGATTTATAATGTAATAACCAATAATCACACAGACTAATAGTAACGGTATAATGCCCATCTCAATATTAACAATTTGCGTATAAACATCATCAGCCACGGTATTATGAGAGTTAATAACCTCAAGCTGCCAATTAAAATTATCTAGGCTATTTTTAACAATGTACATCCCTTCTGTTACATTAAATTTATAGTCCGCAATGGCGATGCCTTCGCTGTGAATACGCACACCTAATTGATGCTCTTCGGCATGTGATTCAATGAATCCCACCATACCTTTTAACGAAATATCTATCGTTGCCACACCTGAAAATTGACCATTATTGAAATACGGTTGTGATGCGGTAATCATTTTTTGCTTGGTGAAAGGGTCTACATATACTGCTGACCACGATATTTTACGAACACTATTTTCATGTGCCACTGAGGTATACCAAGGCTCTAGCTGATAAGGTGCCATGGCAGGATTGTTATAATCATCAATGAATTCAACATTACCCTTTTCATCTCGGGAAAAGAATAAACTCGCTAATTTTTTTTCTGGAATTAAAGTGTTGGGTTCAGGCCAGATGCCACCACTGATGATAATGTCATTACTCTGATAAAATACCGAAAAAATCATGTTATCAAGTACATCAATAGGATAACCACTTACCGCAACGCCGACTAACCCATGTAAAGTGGCAACAGAGCGCTCTAAAGGCTCTTCAATTTCATGAGACAGTAATTGAGTTCTTAAATTAAGGTTATTTTCGAGATTATCACGGATAGGTGGTTCGACGACATAATAGGTAATGCTGGCAATTATGCTCATGAGTAAGCAAGCATAAAAGCCCAGTGCAATAATACTTTTTTTCTTTAAAGACATTTAACCACCATAAAAACCAGCTACTAGTTTATTAGTATAAGTAATCTAAGTCCTTTGCCTTAAAAAAGTATTATAACTATGATCTAAGCCACATTAATTGGCGGTAAATACCTTACTACGCATCGCGGTGGTTAACACGGATGCGTAAGATAATAAGCAGGAATAAGAAGATTACACCGTAAACTGATAACTTGTCTGGTGTTGGTAGGTTTCCGCCGGTTGCAGCACAACGTTTGGATGATCCCACTGCAGGTTATTCATTGCATCAGCTACAAACTGGGTTTCTAAAGCAATTCCTGCATAGTCTTGATATTGGCCACCCATACGATCTGGCGTGTCAGCTAACCAGTTTCCAGTATACAGTTGCATGGCCGGTTTGGTGGTAAACACATTCAGCGTAAGCAAGTTATCAGGAGATATCAGTCTGGCTGCTAACGCGCCTTGTAAACAACTTTTAGCTAATATAAAAGCGTGGTCGTAACCTTTTGCTGCTTGCTGGTGTGCATCAAGCATAAAGTCTTGTTCAATACACTTCTCAGTACTGAAATCAAAGTACCCACCCTGCACTTTCTGCCACTCGCCTGTCGGTATCCCCACTTCATTTGTCGGTACAAAAGCATCACTATTTATGCTTAAGCTATGCGTTAGTGCTAATTGACCACTATCCGCGCCTAACAAATTGAAATAGGCATGGTTGGTCAAGTTGATTGGCGTTGCTTGCGTGGTATGTCCGCTATAACTGATCACCACTTCATTATTATCAGTTAGCTGATATTTGACCCTAACCGTTAATTCACCTGGAAAACCCTGATCGCCATCCGGTGAGACTAATGCAAACTCAATGCTATTTTCGTTATTCTTTTCATTATTATTTATATTGAAAGGCTGTTCACGATTATCCGTCGCAACCCAACGGCGTTTATCAAACCCCACAGTGCCACCATGCAAGGTATTACCAGCTTGATTGGTATCAACTTGATATGCAACGCCCGCAATAGAGAACTGGCCTTTGGCGATGCGATTAGCCACGCGACCAACGATTACGCCCATATAACTTTGTTGCAATTGAAAGTCGGCCATATTATTTTGACCAAGCAATACTTCTCGACATCCCCCGTCTACAGGTACTTTACAACTTAGCCATGCAGCGCCAACATCCATCAACACGATACGCATGCCACGCTTATTTTTCAGTTCAAACAACTGAGCAGGGCGACCGTCAAAAGCCGCCTCAGCAGTCATACTCTCGAACAAACTTGATTGCTCAATCATCATCACACCCTATACTGCAGACACTAATCCAGCGCCATTTTGAGCTTGGCACACATAGATAGATTCTTTTAAGCCCGTCGCTGGCTCATACAATTCTTCAACTGCACTGCGAACCGAATCAACTAATACAGGTGGCACTAATGCAACGATGCAACCACCAAAACCACCACCCGTCATGCGCACACCGCCCTCAACGCCGATAACGTTTTTGACAATATTAACTAAGGCATCAACTTCTTTTACCGTGATTTCAAAATCATCACGCATTGACGCATGCGATTCTTCCATCAGCTCAGCCATACGTTTAATGTCACCAGCAGCCAGCACACTTGCCGCTTCAACGGTGCGATCATTTTCGGTGATCACGTGGCGAGCACGTTTTGCGACCATCTCATCCAACTCATGTTCTTTGGCATTGAATGTTTCAATAGAGACATCACGTAATGCTTTTACACCAAAAATACGTGCTGCTTCTTCACATTGCTCACGGCGAGTATTGTATTCAGAATCCACCAACCCACGTTTCTTATTCGAATTGATGATCACTACTGACATGTTTTCAGGCATGGATACGGCTGTTGTTTCAAGGCTACGACAATCAAGTAACATGGCGTGATTTTCATTGCCTTCTGCCGATACCATCTGATCCATAATGCCACAGTTACAACCAACAAATTCATTCTCAGCTTGCTGGCCGTTTAAGGCTACTTCAGCTTGGGTGATATTCAAATGGTATAACTCTTTAAACGTTTGACCGATAACCACTTCAAGTGCTGCAGATGAGCTTAACCCAGCCCCTTGAGGCACATTACCAGTCACCGCAATATCGGCACCTTTAAATTCAAAACCACGTTCAAGCAAACACTTAACCACACCACGAATATAATTCGCCCACATTTTATCGTCTTGAAATTCAATTGGCTGAGTAATATCAAACTCATCCGTTTCATTTTCATAATCAACAGCAACGACACGCACAATATTGTCATCACGTGTTGCTGCTGCTACCACCGTTTGATAGTTGATTGCACAAGGCAATACAAAACCATCGTTATAATCGGTATGTTCGCCAATCAGGTTTACACGACCTGGTGCTTGCACAACATGCGTTGGTGCGTAGTTTAATACTGAGTTAAATGCATTTTTTACGTTTTGAATTAAATTGGTCATCGGTGCCTTCCACGTTTTTTCGGGATCTGAATCTCTCGTCGAGCGCAGTGTCATTACACTGCGCTTACCGAGTCTCATTGCTATCTTTTTTTTATAATAACGGCGTTTTGTCATTATAACTCTCTGCTATTAGTCATCACTTTTTGCCATCAATCATAATTCTTTATAATGTACGTCGCTGACATCACGTAGTTTTTGCGCAGCTTGCTCGGCGGTTAAATCACGCTGGTTTTCACCTAACATTTCATAACCCACCATGAATTTACGTACTGATGCAGAGCGCAGTAATGGCGGGTAAAACAGCGCATGTAATTGCCAATGCTCAATATCCGTGCCTTCTTCAAAGAACGGCGCGTAATGCCAACCCATTGAATAAGGGAATGAGCATTTAAAAAGATTGTCATAACGACACGTTAACTTCTTAATCGCTAACGCTAGGTCATCGCGTTGCTCATCCGTTAATTCGTTCATACGGCGAATATGTGTTTTTGGCAATAACATCGTTTCGAACGGCCATGCAGCCCAATACGGCACGACAGCAAGCCAATGT
The DNA window shown above is from Moritella sp. F3 and carries:
- a CDS encoding sphingomyelin phosphodiesterase, which produces MLRKITALLWLYTFTPALMAMSQVPAERHTMIQFTNSTQQTLYAYIEEGNNVELLTTEIMPLSTADLASITRTNNDDDIAISLSNADYSFSLTQRVSNDALAFGIDSDELTIAPQTDSAIQRFEIQLAASQNTIAFNSEKLHKGGKVNYVLQQHDQKPALGPGNELSLLSYNIWATTIFGSKKVDTRLTEMPAIMSGYDVLVLTEVFDLIRTSKLLKQLNAEYSFTSSEIFKLGRIMQSGTRILTRWPVEEEKSLKYTNCNGIQCAATRGVIYTRINKQGYIYHVFATHTQSSDDDQNRSARLAQLEEMGEFIRQQNIPADEAVILAGDFNINKIGLPADRDQMEYILNASEPENKGHHLSFDSDTNYWAEKPYLEYLDYTLTGNENLQPLTASQEIFAPRVLTESLWGIWDLSDHYAARGHFIYPKAK
- a CDS encoding aromatic amino acid transport family protein, which codes for MSEQATKTGAGSTMDAAKWNKADTTWVLSLFGTAVGAGVLFLPIKAGLGGFWPLVVLALLAGPMTWLAHRSLARFVLSSKNPNSDITDVVEEHFGKGAAKLITFAYFFAIYPIVLIYGVGITNTFESFIVNQLDIFTEIPRLAADGAPMLNEAGVQLMDKVSGIPRWLLSGGLILVMTALILFGKDLMLKATSALVYPLVFILFGLSLFLIPSWNTTMLTVVPEASSFLPVIWLSIPLIVFSFNHSPVISQFAKAQRETYGDNAVQKTDLICKRAGQMLLGFVMLFVFSCVLSLSPEQLAEAKAQNISILSYLANVHDSVLIQYFGPFVAFAAITSSYFGHYLGAQEGLNGLVKQVAPKASEQNINKFSIVFIVLTTWAVAIINPSVLGLIETIGAPMIAAILFLMPMYAIKKVPSMQKYGSSKAANIFVTICGLMAITSVIYGAF
- a CDS encoding DUF2933 domain-containing protein, whose amino-acid sequence is MMKMNKLCKLMLVLCLGLPLAYFAFVGNMSFVAIGSSLLIPLVLCVVMMFFMMKMMGCDSKKEKDKDTQNKDIEYDKN
- a CDS encoding SHOCT domain-containing protein translates to MFGFHEFNWLMPISMAIFWGGVFYLLFSGLEKKVSVEAPVDIAKRRFASGDITVEELDEIKKKL
- a CDS encoding tRNA-binding protein; this translates as METIAYGDFAKLDMRVGNITDVKRHENADKLYIVQIDVGEQSLQTVTSLVPYYTEEELLGKQVVVLCNLAKAKMRGETSECMLLCAETDDESESVLLAPERLMSAGVKIV
- a CDS encoding substrate-binding domain-containing protein translates to MATIKDVAKAAGVSVATVSRVVNKSPKASKAAIISVKAAMKALAYRPNANARALVNKSTNTIGVMVGDVSDPFFGALIKAVDNVARSHQKHLLIGNGYHNATTEKEAIELLINNRCDSLVIHSKALTDQALIQFAEEVPGLVLINRHIPEIAERCIALDNQQGANLATQHLITQGHQHIAYINSCHDIDDSTHRKAGYLQALTSHDIAPRQAYITECQPTDEGGEVAMTEIIALNLPITAVVCYNDYVAAGALTALEKQHISVPNDISLMGFDNGLIAKYLHPKLTTMHYPIQTMAEQAAELSLALAKGNNSDIKGKVFKAILVERLSVARRA
- a CDS encoding ATP-binding protein, which codes for MSLKKKSIIALGFYACLLMSIIASITYYVVEPPIRDNLENNLNLRTQLLSHEIEEPLERSVATLHGLVGVAVSGYPIDVLDNMIFSVFYQSNDIIISGGIWPEPNTLIPEKKLASLFFSRDEKGNVEFIDDYNNPAMAPYQLEPWYTSVAHENSVRKISWSAVYVDPFTKQKMITASQPYFNNGQFSGVATIDISLKGMVGFIESHAEEHQLGVRIHSEGIAIADYKFNVTEGMYIVKNSLDNFNWQLEVINSHNTVADDVYTQIVNIEMGIIPLLLVCVIIGYYIINHWVINPITRISKQINENDVGEIIDINYRYKDEIANLIGSFNKKTEYLEIEKIKAESSTKAKTSFLANMSHEIRTPLNGIIGMSDILASTELTSVQVEYLQTIDTSSKILLLLINDILDLSKIESGHLLLVAQESNVAEVVYDTVTIVQSKAAEKGLLLQVELSPELPELVMIDAHRLHQILMNLMSNAVKFTLEGSVTLSVGYEPQVCQSQDHGPRTRDRGRLLFAVQDTGIGIGADKLEQVFAPFTQEDGSITRQFGGTGLGLAICRQLVVLLGGEIKLASEKGVGSKFYFALDVAVVESKNTALTTFNGTPCLIISAQNKDAQQLQSECLKWGLNPTVITPDTHFMAVAKQYALILYCQNSAEVTLVDIEKLNGLDNNSALVICTQQNEHIDLNHPVFKHSLDGLITMPLLGKRFAKVVRKALDKSLYKTNSNSNHLSLSTSALKLKTGKEDSNARNEHEHELNYAGSNDDSAKQIILVVEDNLINQKVATLLLKKAGFAVALANNGKEALEMIQAGNIEYSLVLMDCMMPVMDGFTATGAIREWEQQQTKKRLPIIALTASVFIEDIEKCYQSGMDDYVAKPFNKDVVFEKIAAYT
- the galM gene encoding galactose-1-epimerase; this encodes MIEQSSLFESMTAEAAFDGRPAQLFELKNKRGMRIVLMDVGAAWLSCKVPVDGGCREVLLGQNNMADFQLQQSYMGVIVGRVANRIAKGQFSIAGVAYQVDTNQAGNTLHGGTVGFDKRRWVATDNREQPFNINNNEKNNENSIEFALVSPDGDQGFPGELTVRVKYQLTDNNEVVISYSGHTTQATPINLTNHAYFNLLGADSGQLALTHSLSINSDAFVPTNEVGIPTGEWQKVQGGYFDFSTEKCIEQDFMLDAHQQAAKGYDHAFILAKSCLQGALAARLISPDNLLTLNVFTTKPAMQLYTGNWLADTPDRMGGQYQDYAGIALETQFVADAMNNLQWDHPNVVLQPAETYQHQTSYQFTV
- the galK gene encoding galactokinase produces the protein MTNLIQNVKNAFNSVLNYAPTHVVQAPGRVNLIGEHTDYNDGFVLPCAINYQTVVAAATRDDNIVRVVAVDYENETDEFDITQPIEFQDDKMWANYIRGVVKCLLERGFEFKGADIAVTGNVPQGAGLSSSAALEVVIGQTFKELYHLNITQAEVALNGQQAENEFVGCNCGIMDQMVSAEGNENHAMLLDCRSLETTAVSMPENMSVVIINSNKKRGLVDSEYNTRREQCEEAARIFGVKALRDVSIETFNAKEHELDEMVAKRARHVITENDRTVEAASVLAAGDIKRMAELMEESHASMRDDFEITVKEVDALVNIVKNVIGVEGGVRMTGGGFGGCIVALVPPVLVDSVRSAVEELYEPATGLKESIYVCQAQNGAGLVSAV